One Entelurus aequoreus isolate RoL-2023_Sb linkage group LG09, RoL_Eaeq_v1.1, whole genome shotgun sequence genomic window carries:
- the paox gene encoding peroxisomal N(1)-acetyl-spermine/spermidine oxidase: protein MSNGVKARIVIVGCGISGLAAAHKLVKAGFNQVQILEASARSGGRIKTGTFGDNIIEIGANWIHGPSEENPVFLLARQYGLLDPGALKPENQAMDIGGHPPWVPNIFTSSGRKLSLEDVYPAKEMFDELLDESSEFQERGGEPWPTVGQFIRAEVLRRAADKWKITDAATISLLRCMISTILKVECSVNGTHSMDDLGLGAYGLYKTLLGLDCTLPGGYEGLLRNLMSELPAGLVNYNKPVRCIHWNNTEKADTHLTVECEDGERVAADHVIVTVPLGYLKKHYSTLFHPPLPLHKMHSVQRLGFGTNNKIFVEFDSPWWDDDCQVIYLVWEDEDAIVDQVQDVQGSWIKKLFGFTVVEPTERYGHVLCGWIAGHESEYMETLPEQEVLHAVTQLVRMFTGNPIISPRRILRSQWFNNPWTCGSYSYPSKGCSLQDLENLMEPLPSKPSPSQPLQVLFAGEATHPTYYSTVHGALLTGWREADRLVAHYSSSQPQNRSASREPFGHRDQLLGLCHTRVCLERQGCGAGAECRDGQASQCLG from the exons GTGATAACATAATAGAGATCGGTGCAAACTGGATCCACGGGCCATCCGAGGAGAACCCAGTGTTTTTGTTGGCTCGACAATATGGACTGCTGGATCCAGGGGCCCTCAAGCCAGAGAACCAAGCCATGGACATCGGGGGACATCCTCCCTGGGTGCCCAATATATTCACCAGCTCAG gtcGCAAGTTAAGCCTTGAGGATGTGTATCCTGCCAAGGAGATGTTTGATGAGCTGCTGGATGAGAGCTCAGAGTTTCAGGAGAGAGGAGGAGAACCTTGGCCCACCGTGGGTCAATTTATCCGTGCAGAG GTGCTACGAAGAGCAGCCGACAAGTGGAAAATAACCGATGCAGCCACAATATCTTTATTACGGTGCATGATCAGCAccattttgaaggtggaatgttctGTTAATGGAACTCACAGCATGGATGACCTCGGCTTGGGTGCTTATGGCCTCTATAAAACTCTGCTGGGACTTGATTGCACCTTGCCAGG TGGTTATGAAGGTCTCCTGCGAAACCTGATGTCTGAGCTTCCCGCTGGTCTGGTGAACTACAATAAGCCAGTGCGCTGCATCCACTGGAACAACACAGAGAAGGCAGACACACACCTGACTGTTGAGTGCGAAGACGGGGAGAGGGTGGCTGCTGATCATGTGATCGTGACGGTGCCTCTAG GCTACCTAAAGAAGCACTATTCCACACTGTtccatcctcctcttcctttaCACAAGATGCACTCTGTACAGAGACTCGGCTTCGGCACCAACAATAAAATATTTGTGGAGTTTGATTCGCCATGGTGGGACGACGACTGCCAGGTCATCTACTTGGTGTGGGAGGATGAG GACGCCATAGTGGACCAGGTGCAGGATGTCCAGGGATCTTGGATAAAGAAATTATTTGGCTTCACTGTGGTAGAACCCACTGAAAG GTACGGCCATGTTTTATGTGGCTGGATCGCCGGGCATGAGTCCGAGTACATGGAGACTTTACCTGAGCAGGAGGTCCTGCACGCCGTCACTCAACTCGTCCGCATGTTTACAG GCAACCCCATCATCAGCCCACGCAGAATCCTGCGCTCTCAATGGTTTAACAACCCCTGGACATGCGGATCGTACAGTTACCCTTCAAAAGGTTGCTCATTGCAAGACTTGGAGAACTTGATGGAGCCTTTGCCTTCGAAGCCATCACCGTCACAA CCCCTGCAGGTGTTGTTTGCTGGGGAGGCGACTCATCCTACCTACTACTCCACCGTCCATGGAGCTCTTCTCACTGGCTGGAGGGAAGCTGACAGGCTGGTCGCTCACTACTCTTCCAGTCAGCCACAGAATC gatctgcctcccgggaaccTTTTGGCCatagagaccagctgctgggtctctgccacaccagagtctgtttggagagacagggctgcggagctggcgctgagtgccgagacggacaagcttcacagtgtcttggctga
- the mtg1 gene encoding mitochondrial ribosome-associated GTPase 1, which yields MKLYRSLCNVAKFRTTFDFGGREVAHWFPGHMAKGLKQMRASLKNVDCIVEIHDARIPFSGRNPLFQETLDVKPHLLVLNKMDLADLSNKQRILKELNTNGVQNVVYTDCLKQRDENVKKLMPTLVEIIEKSNRFNREENMNYCLMVIGVPNVGKSSLINSIRRTYLKKGRASRVGGEPGITRAVLTRIQVCERPIVYLLDTPGVLPPQIESVETGMKLALCGTILDHLVGEDIIADYLLYSLNRLEKFSYVEKYNLQEPSDDIQHILKHIAVKLGKTQRIKAITGVGNITITVPNYTAAAYDFIRAFRKGELGQVLLD from the exons ATGAAACTGTACCGGTCACTCTGCAATGTCGCTAAGTTTCGAACCACATTTGACTTTGGAGGACGGGAAGTGGCGCACTGGTTCCCTGGACACATGGCTAAAG GTTTGAAACAAATGAGAGCCAGCCTGAAGAATGTGGACTGCATCGTAGAAATTCATGATGCCAGA ATTCCCTTCTCTGGAAGAAACCCTTTGTTTCAGGAAACTCTGGATGTCAAACCACACCTGCTAGTTCTTAACAAAATGGACCTTGCTGACTTGTCAAACAAACAG AGGATCCTAAAGGAACTAAATACAAATGGAGTGCAGAATGTTGTATACACAGACTGTCTCAAGCAGCGAGATGAGAACGTCAAAAAG TTGATGCCGACGTTGGTGGAGATTATAGAAAAGTCAAACCGCTTTAACAGAGAAGAG AATATGAATTATTGCCTGATGGTGATTGGAGTGCCCAATGTGGGAAAGTCATCACTTATTAACTCAATAAGAAGAACATATTTGAAAAAAG GCCGTGCGTCCCGAGTAGGTGGCGAGCCCGGTATAACTCGAGCAGTCCTCACTAGAATTCAG GTGTGTGAACGCCCCATAGTGTATCTACTGGATACACCGGGAGTCTTGCCTCCGCAAATTGAGAGTGTTGAAACGGGCATGAAGCTGGCGTTATGTG GAACTATACTGGACCATTTAGTCGGTGAGGATATCATTGCTGACTACTTGCTCTATTCTCTGAACAGATTGGAAAAATTCAG TTACGTGGAAAAATACAACCTGCAGGAGCCCAGCGATGACATCCAGCACATCCTCAAACACATCGCGGTGAAACTGGGGAAGACGCAGCGGATCAAAGCCATCACTGGAGTTG GCAACATCACCATCACTGTCCCTAACTACACAGCAGCAGCTTACGATTTCATCCGAGCCTTCAGGAAAGGAGAGCTTGGCCAAGTCCTTCTGGACTGA
- the sprn gene encoding shadow of prion protein, protein MNQMLATCWTFLLLSAFLCEPALCKGGRGGSRGSSRGSPARSSTAGNYRGAGGYGGPRSRYRAAGRSSPVRVASAAAAGAAVALTADKWYASAYRRNNAESSEDVLDYYNRTGYFDAQMSGTTRGASFCQMLSITVATLSSKYALLLDATL, encoded by the coding sequence ATGAACCAGATGCTTGCAACTTGCTGGACTTtcctcctcctctctgccttcctGTGCGAGCCGGCACTGTGCAAAGGTGGCCGCGGAGGGTCTAGGGGCTCGTCCCGAGGCTCCCCCGCCCGTAGCTCCACGGCGGGCAACTACCGCGGGGCAGGCGGCTACGGTGGCCCGCGCTCTCGCTATCGGGCGGCGGGCCGGTCGTCCCCTGTGAGGGTGGCGAGCGCTGCTGCTGCAGGAGCCGCCGTGGCCCTGACGGCGGACAAATGGTACGCGTCCGCCTACCGCCGTAATAACGCAGAGAGCTCAGAGGACGTGCTGGATTATTACAACAGGACGGGTTACTTTGATGCCCAAATGTCTGGTACCACGCGGGGAGCCTCCTTCTGCCAAATGCTCTCCATCACCGTGGCAACGCTCTCCTCCAAATATGCACTACTGCTCGATGCCACACTTTAG
- the echs1 gene encoding enoyl-CoA hydratase, mitochondrial: protein MAFLCRNAGMLLKSGRATPGLLAAARLLSSGAQYEYIMVEKRGENKNVGFIQLNRPKALNALCDGLMTELAEALNAFESDGEVGAIVITGSDRAFAAGADIKEMQNRTFQECYGGNFLAHWNRVSTVKKPVIAAVNGFALGGGCELAMMCDIIYAGEKAQFGQPEILLGTIPGAGGTQRLTRAVGKSLAMELVLTGDKIGAQEAKQSGLVSKICPVDQLVPEAVKCGEKIAANSKLVSSMAKEAVNAAYELTLAEGNRFEKRLFHATFATEDRKEGMTAFVEKRKASFQDK from the exons ATGGCCTTTCTTTGTAGAAATGCGGGTATGCTCCTTAAATCGGGCCGAGCAACGCCTGGGCTCCTGGCCGCCGCTCGCCTTCTTAGTTCGG GTGCCCAGTATGAGTACATCATGGTGGAGAAGCGGGGCGAGAATAAGAACGTGGGTTTCATCCAGCTGAACCGACCGAAGGCCCTCAATGCTTTGTGCGACGGCTTGATGACAGAATTGGCTGAGGCCTTAAACGCCTTCGAGAGCGACGGAGAAGTGGGCGCCATCGTCATCACCGGCAGCGACCGAGCGTTTGCAG CGGGAGCGGACATCAAGGAAATGCAAAATCGGACGTTCCAGGAGTGTTACGGTGGTAACTTCCTGGCTCACTGGAACAGAGTGTCCACAGTGAAGAAGCCAGTTATTGCTGCCGTCAATGGCTTTGCT TTGGGCGGCGGCTGTGAGTTGGCCATGATGTGTGACATCATCTACGCTGGAGAGAAAGCCCAGTTTGGCCAACCGGAGATCCTGCTGGGGACCATTCCTG GGGCGGGGGGCACGCAGCGTTTGACCCGTGCAGTGGGCAAATCTCTCGCCATGGAGTTGGTGCTAACAGGAGACAAGATTGGTGCTCAAGAAGCCAAACAGTCAG GCTTGGTGAGTAAAATCTGTCCCGTGGACCAGCTTGTGCCAGAAGCTGTGAAATGCGGGGAGAAAATCGCTGCTAACTCCAAGCTGGTGTCTTCTATGGCTAAAGAGGCGGTCAATGCAG CCTACGAACTGACTCTGGCCGAGGGGAATCGTTTTGAGAAGCGTTTATTCCACGCTACCTTTGCAACG GAGGATCGCAAGGAAGGCATGACTGCGTTTGTGGAGAAGAGAAAGGCCAGTTTTCAGGACAAGTGA